In the genome of Burkholderia sp. PAMC 26561, the window GGACCTGCCGAGCTGCTGATGCACTACGGCACGCAAGCCCAAAAGGATCACTATCTGCCGCGTCTCGCGCGTGGCGATGAAATCCCCTGCTTCGCGCTGACAAGTCCTTATGCGGGATCCGACGCGGCTGCGATTCCGGATATCGGCATCGTGTGCAAGGGTGTGTTCGAAGGCCGCGAGACGCCCGGCTTCCGGGTGACCTGGGAAAAGCGTTACATCACGCTTGGGCCCATCGCAACCGTACTCGGTCTTGCGTTTCGTGCGCTCGATCCCGACCATCTTCTTGGCCCCGCCGATGAACCCGGCATCACCTGCGCGCTCATCCCGACCAAGCATCCCGGAGTCAACATCGGGCGTCGTCACTGGCCCCTGAATGCGGTGTTCCAGAACGGGCCGAACTGGGGCCACGAGGTGTTCATCCCGATGGACTGGGTCATTGGCGGACGCGATCAAGTGGGCAACGGCTGGCGCATGCTGATGGAATGTCTTGCGGCCGGACGGGCGATTTCGCTGCCGTCGTCGAATGTGGGGATGGCCAAGCTCGCTGTCCGCGGGACGGGCGCGTATTCGGCGGTGCGCCGGCAGTTCCGTACTGCGATCGGCAAGTTCGAGGGGGTGCAGGAAGCGCTCGGACGCATGGGCGGCAACCTTTATGTGATGGACGCGGCACGGCGCTTGTCGGCGCAAGCGGTGGATCTGGGCGAGAAACCGTCGGTGATATCGGCGATCGCGAAATATCACATCACCGAACGCGCGCGCAAAGTCATCAACGACGGCATGGACGTGGTCGCAGGAAAAGGCATCTGCATGGGGCCATCTAATTTCCTCGCTCGCGCTTATCAGCAAGTGCCCATCTCCATCACCGTGGAAGGCGCGAACATTCTCACGCGCAGCCTGATCATCTTCGGTCAGGGCGCGATAAGTTGTCATCCGTACGTGCTCAGGGAGATGGCCGCAACACGGGATTCGGACCGGGCCAAAGGCCTGCGCGATTTCGATAACGCCTTCTTCGGCCACGCCAGTTTCACCGCATCGAACATGGTTCGCAGCCTTGTATTCGCGCTGGGCGGCAGCGTGCTGATTCCGAAACCCGCCCGCGCCGATGCACGTCTTGTGCCCTACTACCGCGCATCCACACGCATGGCGACGGCGTTTGCCCTGCTCGCAGATGTCTCGATGTTCGTGCTCGGCGGCGAACTGAAGCGGCGCGAGCGTTTGTCGGCAAGACTCGGCGATATCCTTTCGCAGCTTTACCTGATCTCGGCGACGCTCAAGCGTTTCGAAGACGACGGCCGCCGCGACGCCGATCTCCCGCTCGTGCGATGGGGCGTCGAAGATGCGCTGCATCAGGCGCAATCTGCTTTCGATGCCGTGTTGTCAAACTACCCGAACCGCGTCGCCGCAGGCCTCGTGCGCGTGCTCGCGTTCCCGTTCGGCCTGCCGCATCGCGTGCCGGGCGACCGGCTCGGAACACTGATTGCCGAGTTGATGACCACGCCCGGCGAGGCGCGCGAACGCCTGATTGCGGACTCATATGCGCCTGATGCGAGCGTCGACCCGATTGGTTACGGCGAGCTGATGTTCGCGCTCAATCCGCGATACGCTCAGATCGAGCTCAAGCTGCGCGACGCGGTCAAATCAAAACACATTCCGCCGATGCCCCAAAGCCTGCCCGACCTCGATGCCTGGGCGGCAGATTGCCAAGCGAAGGGTTTTATCGATTCAGAAGAAGCTCAGGTACTCTCCGACTACGCGCGTTACGGAGTGGAAGTCGTGAAGGTGGACGACTTCGGAGCGGATTTCGGTATGCTCGATGCGTTGCAAAAACGCCATGAGGCGCTCGCGAACGAGCCGGAGGCAATCCCGGCATGATCCCGAATGCATCTAAAGCACTTGATACACCTTAATGCACGCGCCCAGGCGCACAGCAGGCAGTGATGACAGACCGTTATCTCGACTTCGTCAACAAACCGTTCGGCGCGAGCGTCGCGCGTTCCATCGGGCTGCCCCGGCCGGAAGTGCTGCGGCGGCATGCGCAAGGCCGCGCGGAATTCGGCGGGATCGCAGCAATTGGCGCGGGGCCATCGCCTACGTTGTTCGAGCCGTTGATGACGCTGCTGGGTTCTGTCGGCATGACGAGTGTTGCGCATGAAAGCGCGTTGAGCTGGCTGCCAGTGGCGGCACGCCATAACGCAATGAGCGGCCGCTTCGAACCGCGTTCGCCCGATGCGCCGCCGAACGATCGCGTACAAGCGCTCATCTTCGATGCCACGGGCATGGCCGACAGCACGCACTTGCATGCTCTCTACGGCTTCTTCCACGATGCCATCCGGTCCGTGGCAAAAAGCGGCCGCATCATCGTGCTCGGATTGCCGCCGGAATCGTGCGCGTCCCCGAAGATGTGGACGGCGCAGCGCGCCCTGGAAGGCCTGACGCGTTCGCTTGGCAAGGAGGCGCGTGGCGGCATCTCGTCGAATCTCGTGCAGATGGAACCCGGCGGCAACATGGAAGGTGCGTTGCGCTTCCTGCTGTCGCCGCGCTCGGCGTATATATCGGGACAAGTCATTCGTATCGATGCGACGCCCGCTTCGCCACCCGCAGACTGGAATCAGCCTTTGGCGGCCAAGCGTGCGCTGGTGACGGGCGCGGCGCGCGGCATCGGGGCAGCGATCGCGCATGTGCTGGCCGAACGCGGCGCGCATGTGATCGGGCTCGATGTAGCCGAGGCGCAGGATGCGCTCGACCAGACCATGCTCGCGCTGGAAGATGCGTGGCCGTCGCAGGGCGCGCATACGGCGCTGCTTGCAGATATCGCCGCGCCTGACGCGCCTGCCACGATCTCGGCCGCGCTGGCGGCGTTCGGCGGTATCGATATCGTCGTGCATAACGCCGGCATCACCCGCGACAAGACCATCGCGAAGATGACCGGGGCTGCGTGGGACAGCGTGATCGACGTGAACCTGTCGGCGCAGGAACGCATCGATGAAGCGCTGCTCGAAAAGGATGTGCTGCATATGGGCGGCAGGATCATAGGCGTATCGTCGATAAGCGGCATCGCCGGCAACCTCGGCCAGACGAACTATGCGACCTCGAAGGCCGGCGTGATCGGCCGCGTGCAAGGGATGGCGAAGCTCCTCGCTGCGCGAGGCATCACGATCAACGCGGTAGCGCCGGGGTTTATCGAAACGCATATGACCGCGAAGATTCCGCTGGGGCTTCGGGAAGCGGGACGGCGCATGAATTCGATGAGCCAGGGCGGCTTGCCTGTCGATGTCGCCGAGACGATCGCGTGGCTTGCGAGCCCGGCATCGAGCGGCATTACCGGCAACGTCGTGCGCGTATGCGGTCAAAGCCTGATCGGAGCGTGAACATGATGCTTGCGTCAGGCGCGGCGCGCATGCGCACGGTGATCGTGGACACCTTGCCGCCGCCGGCGAAACTCTACGGCCGCGCGTTGCAAGGCATCTTCAAGCGTGGCGTCGGCGCGGCAGAGTTGCCCTCGCTTCGGCTCGTGCGGCCCAAGGTGCCGCTCGATCCCGAGCAGATCGGCCGGTATGCGCGCGTGTGCGGATTCATTCCCGAACATGGCGTGCCGCCCACGTTCCCGCACGTGATGGCGTTCCCGCTGCATCTGATGCTGCTCACCGATACCGCGTTTCCGTGGCCCGCAATCGGCCTCGTGCATATATCGAATACGGTGCATATGCGACGTACCTTGCATTCTGGACAGACGCTGCGCATTGAAGTGGAAAGCGGCGCGCTCGTACCGCACGACAAAGGCCAGGCCTTCACGCTGCATACGCGTATCTATAGAGGTGGCGAAGCGGTGTGGGACGCCGACAGCATTTATCTGAAGCGTGGCGTGGCCAATCGTGCGGGCGGTGCGAGCGGTGCTCCCGTTGCGGAAGCATCCGGCATCGAAGCGCCCGTGCTGACACGTGAAGCACGCTGGCAACTGCCCGCGCAACTCGGGCGTGACTACGCGAAGGCATCCGGCGACTTCAATCCCGTCCATCTGCATGCACTCACCGCAAAAGCCTTCGGCTTCCCGCGCGCCATCACTCATGGGATGTGGACGCTTGGCCGAACCGTCGCGGCGTTGCAGCCCTGCAAGCAACTTGGTTCTGCAAATATAAGCGGCGAGTTCAAGTCGCCCATTTTCCTGCCCGCCGAAACCACGCTGTGGACCGCGGCATCATCGACCGCGGCGCGCGACTTCGAAGTCCGCGATCTTGCCGGCGAAAGGCTGCATCTGCGCGGCCGCTTCGATTGGGAATTGTCATGACTACGAGCGCCCTTCCCGCTGTGCGTCGCGTGGCGATCATCGGCAGCAACCGGATTCCGTTTGCGCGCTCGAACACGGCGTATGCGGCGGCATCGAATCAGGACATGCTGAGCTTCGCGCTGCAAGGGCTCGTTGATCGATACGACCTCCATGGCCTGCGCCTGGGCGAAGTCGCGGCGGGCGCGGTCGTCAAGCACTCGCGCGACTTCAACCTCACGCGCGAAGCCGTGCTCTCAACCACGCTCGCGAAGGAGACGCCCGCGTACGATGTCAGCCAGGCATGCGGCACGGGCCTCGAAACTGCCATCCTGGTTGCGAACAAGATCGCGCTTGGACACATCGATGCAGGCATTGCAGGCGGTGTCGATACGACGTCCGACGCGCCTATCGGCGTCAACGAACGGATGCGCAAGATCTTGCTGGAAGCCAACCGCAGCAAGTCGGCGGCGCAGCGCATGAGCGCGCTTGCGAAGCTGCGGCCGGGCATGCTGGTGAAACCCGCGTTGCCGCGCAACAGCGAACCGCGCACGGGTTTGTCGATGGGCGAGCATTGCGAACTGATGGCAAAGCGCTGGAAGATACCCCGCGAGGCGCAGGACGAACTTGCGCTCGAGAGTCATCGCAAACTCTCCGCCGCTTACGAGCGCGGTTTCTTCAACGATCTCATGACGCCCTACAAGGGCCTCTCGCGCGACAACATCCTGCGGCACGATCTCACGCTTGATCGCTTAGCCGCGCTCAGACCTGTCTTCGATCGTGATGCCGGCACGCTCACTGCCGGCAATTCCACGCCGCTCACCGATGGCGCGTCGGCCGTCCTGCTCGCATCCGACGAATGGGCTGCCGCGCGCAACTTGCCCGTGCTCGCGTATTTCACTTACTCGGAAACGGCGGCCGTCGATTTCATCGACAAGAAGGAAGGCTTGTTGATGGCGCCTGCCTATGCGGTTCCGCGTATGCTCGAACGCGCGGGACTCGGCCTCGCGGACTTCAGCTTCTATGAAATCCACGAAGCTTTCGCCGCGCAAGTACTGTGTACGCTCAAGGCATGGGAAGACGATGAATACTGCTGCACGCAGCTCGGTCTCGACGGCCCTTTTGGTTCGATCGACCGGTCGCGAATGAACGTGAACGGCGGGTCGCTGGCGGCAGGTCATCCGTTTGCCGCCACGGGTGGACGAATCGTGGGCGCGCTTGCAAAGATGCTCGCGGGCGAGCCGGATAGGCCCGGCGCAACCACGCGCGGCCTGATATCGATTTGCGCCGCGGGCGGCCAGGGCGTGGTCGCAATCCTCGAACGATGACCGTCAGAAACAGGGCCTTGCAGCGCCCAAGCACATAAAGTGCTGCTCCGTGGAATTTCGGGCGCTCCGAAGCGTTGTGTCACAGATAAATACCCGGCGAATAAACCGCCGTGAACCGCACGACGCCGAAGCAGCCAACAGCCAGAACGCCGAACGCCGAACGCCGAACGATTGGACCACGGAGAATCTCATGCATCGAGTACGACAGCGTCGCCCGCGCGTGTTATCGAATCACACGGCTACAGGCGTGTGGAGCGTGCTGGGCGCCTTCGCGCTGAGCGCGGCCATGTCAGGACCGGCCGGCGCCCAGGAACCCGCCAGCGCGGCTTCTGCCGCCAACACGGCCACGCCGTCTCTCCCCACCTCCGCCGCCACATCTGCCGCCGGGCCTGCGCTTTCCGCCAACGCCACGGCCGAACCGCCGAAAACGC includes:
- a CDS encoding acetyl-CoA C-acetyltransferase — its product is MTTSALPAVRRVAIIGSNRIPFARSNTAYAAASNQDMLSFALQGLVDRYDLHGLRLGEVAAGAVVKHSRDFNLTREAVLSTTLAKETPAYDVSQACGTGLETAILVANKIALGHIDAGIAGGVDTTSDAPIGVNERMRKILLEANRSKSAAQRMSALAKLRPGMLVKPALPRNSEPRTGLSMGEHCELMAKRWKIPREAQDELALESHRKLSAAYERGFFNDLMTPYKGLSRDNILRHDLTLDRLAALRPVFDRDAGTLTAGNSTPLTDGASAVLLASDEWAAARNLPVLAYFTYSETAAVDFIDKKEGLLMAPAYAVPRMLERAGLGLADFSFYEIHEAFAAQVLCTLKAWEDDEYCCTQLGLDGPFGSIDRSRMNVNGGSLAAGHPFAATGGRIVGALAKMLAGEPDRPGATTRGLISICAAGGQGVVAILER
- a CDS encoding MaoC family dehydratase, with product MLASGAARMRTVIVDTLPPPAKLYGRALQGIFKRGVGAAELPSLRLVRPKVPLDPEQIGRYARVCGFIPEHGVPPTFPHVMAFPLHLMLLTDTAFPWPAIGLVHISNTVHMRRTLHSGQTLRIEVESGALVPHDKGQAFTLHTRIYRGGEAVWDADSIYLKRGVANRAGGASGAPVAEASGIEAPVLTREARWQLPAQLGRDYAKASGDFNPVHLHALTAKAFGFPRAITHGMWTLGRTVAALQPCKQLGSANISGEFKSPIFLPAETTLWTAASSTAARDFEVRDLAGERLHLRGRFDWELS
- a CDS encoding 3-oxoacyl-ACP reductase, which encodes MTDRYLDFVNKPFGASVARSIGLPRPEVLRRHAQGRAEFGGIAAIGAGPSPTLFEPLMTLLGSVGMTSVAHESALSWLPVAARHNAMSGRFEPRSPDAPPNDRVQALIFDATGMADSTHLHALYGFFHDAIRSVAKSGRIIVLGLPPESCASPKMWTAQRALEGLTRSLGKEARGGISSNLVQMEPGGNMEGALRFLLSPRSAYISGQVIRIDATPASPPADWNQPLAAKRALVTGAARGIGAAIAHVLAERGAHVIGLDVAEAQDALDQTMLALEDAWPSQGAHTALLADIAAPDAPATISAALAAFGGIDIVVHNAGITRDKTIAKMTGAAWDSVIDVNLSAQERIDEALLEKDVLHMGGRIIGVSSISGIAGNLGQTNYATSKAGVIGRVQGMAKLLAARGITINAVAPGFIETHMTAKIPLGLREAGRRMNSMSQGGLPVDVAETIAWLASPASSGITGNVVRVCGQSLIGA
- a CDS encoding acyl-CoA dehydrogenase; the protein is MTASFVIALFIVSGALIYIQAPATAWLVWALIWIAAGWLAGIAGPVVTTLLAIVFVVPALILAIKPLRRVILTRSIFDLFRKILPQMSPTERDAIEAGTVWWDAALFSGRPKWDTLLETGAPVLTAEERDFIEGECTRLCDIANDWETTAVWQDLSPEAWDFIKSKGFLGMIIPKQYGGKQFSAYAHSQVIMKLATRCSAAAVSVMVPNSLGPAELLMHYGTQAQKDHYLPRLARGDEIPCFALTSPYAGSDAAAIPDIGIVCKGVFEGRETPGFRVTWEKRYITLGPIATVLGLAFRALDPDHLLGPADEPGITCALIPTKHPGVNIGRRHWPLNAVFQNGPNWGHEVFIPMDWVIGGRDQVGNGWRMLMECLAAGRAISLPSSNVGMAKLAVRGTGAYSAVRRQFRTAIGKFEGVQEALGRMGGNLYVMDAARRLSAQAVDLGEKPSVISAIAKYHITERARKVINDGMDVVAGKGICMGPSNFLARAYQQVPISITVEGANILTRSLIIFGQGAISCHPYVLREMAATRDSDRAKGLRDFDNAFFGHASFTASNMVRSLVFALGGSVLIPKPARADARLVPYYRASTRMATAFALLADVSMFVLGGELKRRERLSARLGDILSQLYLISATLKRFEDDGRRDADLPLVRWGVEDALHQAQSAFDAVLSNYPNRVAAGLVRVLAFPFGLPHRVPGDRLGTLIAELMTTPGEARERLIADSYAPDASVDPIGYGELMFALNPRYAQIELKLRDAVKSKHIPPMPQSLPDLDAWAADCQAKGFIDSEEAQVLSDYARYGVEVVKVDDFGADFGMLDALQKRHEALANEPEAIPA